One Microcebus murinus isolate Inina chromosome 9, M.murinus_Inina_mat1.0, whole genome shotgun sequence DNA window includes the following coding sequences:
- the INMT gene encoding LOW QUALITY PROTEIN: indolethylamine N-methyltransferase (The sequence of the model RefSeq protein was modified relative to this genomic sequence to represent the inferred CDS: inserted 4 bases in 3 codons; deleted 1 base in 1 codon), which translates to MYSGHNSCDPGEVTLVLTASEEGPGKEYQEHFLPQDYLATYVDFDGGPSPKIRVXHKTFDPGGQGDALIDTGSGPTIYQALAACESFRDVTLSNFTDHYREELRKWLREEPGTHDWXPAVRFACELEGNSSRWQEKEEKVRAMVKRVFKCDVHLCNPLALAVLPPTNWLILLAMECPCCSLSVYCAALCNLTLLLKPSGHLVTMVTFGSLSSYMVGKCECSCMVLEKEELERTXDAGLDIGQLLHSSQSYSAPSTASSGVCFIVAWERFGP; encoded by the exons ATGTACTCAGGCCACAACAGCTGTGACCCAGGGGAAGTGACTTTGGTCCTCACAGCCAGTGAA GAGGGGCCTGGCAAAGAGTACCAGGAGCACTTTCTCCCCCAGGATTACTTGGCCACCTACGTTGACTTCGATGGTGGCCCTTCtcccaagatcagggt ccacaAGACCTTTGATCCAG GAGGCCAAGGGGACGCGCTGATTGATACCGGCTCAGGTCCTACCATCTACCAAGCCCTTGCCGCCTGCGAGTCCTTCAGAGACGTCACTCTCTCCAACTTCACTGACCACTACCGTGAGGAGCTGCGGAAGTGGCTGAGGGAGGAACCTGGGACCCATGACT ACCCGGCAGTGCGATTTGCCTGTGAGCTGGAAGGGAACAG CAGCCGGtggcaggagaaggaggagaaggtgaGGGCCATGGTGAAGCGGGTGTTCAAGTGCGATGTCCATCTGTGTAACCCGCTGGCCCTGGCTGTGTTGCCTCCCACCAACTGGCTCATCCTGCTGGCCATGGAGTGCCCCTGCTGTAGCCTCAGCGTCTACTGCGCTGCGTTGTGCAACCTTACCTTGCTGCTCAAGCCAAGTGGCCACCTGGTGACCATGGTCACGTTTGGG TCTCTTTCATCCTATATGGTGGGGAAGTGTGAGTGCTCCTGCATGGTCCTAGAGAAGGAGGAGTTGGAGCGGA GTGACGCTGGCCTTGACATCGGGCAGCTCCTGCACAGTTCCCAGAGCTACTCAGCCCCCAGCACTGCCAGCAGTGGGGTCTGCTTCATTGTGGCCTGGGAGAGGTTTGGGCCCTAA